A stretch of the uncultured Cohaesibacter sp. genome encodes the following:
- a CDS encoding amidohydrolase family protein, with amino-acid sequence MANRSNSDMICDCHIHSFSKRPAKTSGAYAPPLMDIADYAQEVAPFGIKRAVIIQASIDGTDNSRLVETLSQSEELSLRGVAAINPETADLKALHAAGVRAIRIQDRARLGDSDLHTLPALGEVAASVGWHIELNTEPRSFDDIASLMPKLPKEVSLVLDHIAHVDPDVPEDLHKLRRLMDTGRVWVKLSPTRVSRQIGQYDDLDALVAEIAQGYPDQCIWGSDWPHVMTKPPLPQIPPMLKLLERVLSSEQYLACTWKNAEKLYSF; translated from the coding sequence ATGGCTAATCGTTCCAATTCCGACATGATTTGCGATTGCCACATCCATTCCTTTTCCAAACGGCCTGCCAAGACCAGCGGAGCCTATGCGCCCCCGCTCATGGACATTGCGGATTATGCTCAGGAAGTGGCACCGTTCGGCATCAAGCGCGCGGTTATCATTCAGGCGTCCATCGATGGAACCGACAATTCCCGGCTTGTTGAAACGCTCTCACAGTCAGAGGAGCTCTCTCTGCGCGGTGTAGCGGCCATCAACCCGGAAACCGCTGACCTCAAAGCACTGCATGCAGCCGGAGTGAGGGCCATCAGAATTCAGGACCGAGCACGGTTGGGTGACAGTGATCTTCACACATTGCCCGCTCTTGGCGAAGTCGCCGCTAGCGTCGGCTGGCACATCGAGCTGAACACCGAGCCACGCAGTTTCGACGACATAGCGTCTCTGATGCCGAAGCTTCCCAAAGAGGTTTCACTGGTGCTGGACCATATTGCCCATGTCGACCCTGACGTGCCGGAGGACCTGCACAAGTTGCGCCGTCTGATGGATACGGGCCGCGTCTGGGTCAAACTTTCTCCCACCCGTGTCAGCCGTCAGATCGGACAATATGACGATCTGGACGCTTTGGTAGCGGAGATTGCACAAGGCTATCCGGATCAGTGCATTTGGGGCAGCGACTGGCCGCATGTGATGACGAAACCACCGCTTCCACAAATCCCACCGATGCTGAAGCTGCTGGAAAGGGTTCTGTCTAGCGAGCAATATCTTGCCTGCACATGGAAAAATGCTGAAAAACTCTATAGTTTCTAG
- a CDS encoding tripartite tricarboxylate transporter permease, which yields MLWDAFLQLLDLWIVAAALIGITTGVIIGAIPGLGPTMAIALLIPVTFAMQPVPAMILLLGVYQGAIFGGSISAVLVNVPGTPSSAATALDGFPMAKRGEGGRALRIALFASVFGNIFSCLVLMALAEPLARLALDFGPAEMAVLMLFALLVIVLFGGGSRLDALIMVLVGVCAGFVGLDPISGTPRFTFNSFAMESGLQLIPVLIGLFAMSEVFLQVFNRTPEISADDMPELRSSHVSFAEMWRMRLTLLYSSIIGTFVGILPGIGSTVPAFMSYNLARSRSKEPETFGKGAVEGIAAPEAANNAVTGGALVPTLALGIPGDAVTAVILGAFMLHGLAPGPFLFEKNGLEVYAIFEALLFSSIPTVILGLLLFRAAIHVTRIQPRHLLPAISILALFGAFSVNNNLFDVWVMLGAGFFGFLFRRSGFPLPPLLIGLILGHPFEQSVRQALLTSGGKFGIFAGSPITIILLALIVISVATSIFVYYRKKRSGRDG from the coding sequence GTGCTTTGGGATGCATTTCTTCAATTGCTGGATCTCTGGATTGTGGCTGCGGCCCTGATCGGTATTACGACCGGCGTAATCATTGGTGCCATTCCGGGGCTCGGCCCGACAATGGCCATCGCATTGCTCATTCCGGTTACATTTGCAATGCAGCCCGTTCCAGCCATGATATTGCTGCTCGGCGTTTATCAGGGGGCAATTTTTGGCGGATCGATTTCCGCAGTCCTCGTCAATGTGCCCGGCACACCATCCTCGGCGGCAACGGCTTTGGATGGTTTTCCCATGGCGAAGCGCGGAGAAGGTGGCCGGGCCTTGCGGATAGCGCTTTTTGCCAGTGTCTTCGGCAATATCTTCAGTTGCCTTGTTCTCATGGCGCTTGCCGAACCGTTGGCACGGCTGGCGCTTGATTTCGGACCCGCCGAAATGGCGGTGTTGATGCTGTTTGCACTGTTGGTGATTGTGCTTTTTGGCGGCGGCTCCCGGCTTGATGCGTTGATCATGGTGCTGGTTGGTGTTTGCGCGGGCTTTGTTGGGCTTGACCCAATCAGTGGTACACCGCGTTTCACGTTCAATTCCTTCGCTATGGAATCCGGTCTCCAGCTCATTCCCGTCCTGATTGGCCTTTTTGCAATGTCGGAAGTGTTTCTGCAGGTGTTTAACCGAACACCGGAGATCAGCGCTGATGACATGCCGGAGCTGCGCTCTTCCCATGTGTCATTTGCCGAAATGTGGCGCATGCGTCTGACACTCCTCTATTCCTCGATCATCGGCACCTTTGTTGGTATTCTGCCGGGCATCGGCTCCACCGTTCCTGCCTTCATGAGCTACAATCTTGCGCGCTCACGTTCCAAGGAGCCGGAAACCTTCGGCAAGGGCGCCGTTGAAGGCATCGCCGCACCCGAGGCTGCCAACAATGCAGTGACAGGTGGTGCACTGGTCCCCACACTGGCGCTTGGCATTCCCGGCGACGCGGTCACGGCAGTCATCCTTGGTGCATTCATGCTGCATGGTTTGGCGCCCGGTCCGTTTCTATTTGAAAAGAACGGGCTTGAAGTTTACGCCATTTTTGAAGCGCTGTTATTCTCCTCCATACCGACCGTTATCCTTGGCCTTCTTCTTTTCCGTGCGGCCATTCATGTAACGCGCATTCAGCCACGGCACCTGCTGCCAGCAATTTCTATTCTGGCATTGTTTGGCGCTTTCTCGGTGAACAACAACCTGTTTGATGTTTGGGTCATGTTGGGCGCCGGCTTTTTCGGCTTTCTCTTCCGACGCAGCGGCTTTCCGCTTCCGCCACTGCTCATCGGTCTCATTCTCGGGCATCCCTTTGAGCAAAGCGTGCGTCAGGCCTTGCTGACAAGCGGCGGAAAGTTCGGGATTTTTGCAGGGTCCCCCATAACGATCATTTTGCTGGCACTGATTGTGATTTCGGTCGCAACCAGTATCTTTGTGTATTACAGAAAAAAGAGGTCCGGTCGCGATGGCTAA
- a CDS encoding tripartite tricarboxylate transporter TctB family protein yields MPALTSILLLVSSLIGIWIADSEIQIFSFGAEWPDARTVPVAVLWLLAAISALRLILNFGKQKIPIGPARRHGQVFIVLLAAVIALWSMPHFGFLPGAIFLGIVATLALGERRPLLVLGLPLAIAVAVYYGGRYGIGVPLP; encoded by the coding sequence ATGCCAGCGCTGACCAGCATTCTATTGCTGGTCAGTTCGCTCATCGGAATCTGGATCGCGGATTCTGAAATTCAGATTTTTAGCTTTGGCGCTGAATGGCCGGATGCACGCACCGTTCCTGTGGCCGTACTCTGGTTGCTGGCGGCAATTTCTGCATTGAGGCTGATCCTGAATTTCGGGAAACAGAAAATTCCGATTGGTCCTGCCCGTCGTCATGGACAGGTGTTTATTGTGCTGCTAGCCGCGGTCATCGCGCTTTGGTCAATGCCTCACTTTGGATTTCTTCCTGGCGCCATCTTCTTAGGCATTGTTGCCACGCTGGCACTGGGTGAGCGGCGGCCGCTGCTTGTGTTGGGTCTGCCTTTGGCCATCGCCGTTGCCGTCTATTATGGCGGGCGTTACGGGATTGGCGTTCCCCTTCCCTGA
- a CDS encoding tripartite tricarboxylate transporter substrate binding protein, with protein MKITRRFGLALAAGLLLTPFVAQAADNYPNHAVKIVIPYGAGGTTDTSARQLASQAEKLLGQPIVVENMPGGSGANAMRAVAAADADGYTLIAATSSPSFVTPALRPVGYDPLKDFVPALNYSGPYHGVLVKADSPYKSFEDMIKAAKSGKSLSFGTAGALGGAHLAFTSVAKESGAALQHVPFNGASAATAAVLGGHVDIALVPAYRDLVQDGQLRLLGVLDGSRDPEFPDAPTLKDLGYKAEFPSIVGILAPAGTDPAIVSKLEAAFTEVASSDEFKKFMTKLGQPVRIMSGEELKKTISENFHAYQEIAKEISK; from the coding sequence ATGAAAATCACACGTCGTTTTGGCCTTGCGCTTGCTGCAGGTTTGCTGCTCACACCGTTTGTCGCTCAGGCTGCGGATAATTATCCAAATCATGCAGTCAAAATCGTCATTCCTTATGGCGCTGGCGGCACGACCGACACATCTGCACGGCAGCTTGCCTCGCAAGCCGAAAAGCTGCTTGGCCAACCGATCGTTGTTGAAAACATGCCTGGCGGCAGCGGTGCAAACGCCATGCGCGCAGTCGCGGCGGCTGATGCCGATGGGTACACATTGATTGCTGCGACCTCATCGCCCTCCTTTGTAACACCGGCTCTGCGCCCGGTCGGTTACGATCCACTCAAAGATTTTGTGCCTGCTCTCAACTATTCCGGCCCCTATCACGGTGTGCTTGTGAAGGCGGATTCGCCCTATAAGTCATTTGAAGACATGATTAAGGCGGCAAAATCCGGCAAAAGCCTGAGCTTCGGCACGGCAGGTGCGCTTGGTGGTGCTCATCTGGCATTCACCTCCGTTGCCAAAGAGTCCGGTGCGGCTTTGCAACATGTGCCTTTCAATGGCGCCTCGGCAGCCACCGCAGCAGTTCTCGGCGGCCATGTCGACATCGCGCTTGTTCCGGCCTATCGTGATCTCGTCCAAGACGGGCAGCTTCGCCTGCTTGGTGTGCTCGATGGCTCACGAGATCCCGAATTTCCCGATGCGCCGACCTTGAAAGACCTTGGCTATAAAGCCGAGTTCCCATCGATTGTCGGCATTCTGGCCCCTGCTGGAACCGACCCTGCGATCGTCAGCAAGCTGGAAGCGGCCTTCACGGAAGTCGCAAGCTCGGATGAATTCAAAAAATTCATGACCAAACTCGGCCAGCCGGTCCGCATCATGTCGGGCGAAGAGCTTAAGAAGACAATTTCGGAAAATTTCCATGCCTATCAGGAAATTGCCAAGGAAATCAGCAAGTAA
- a CDS encoding class II aldolase/adducin family protein: MNAQEHALRCEIIEKARWMNDSGLNQGTSGNISARFEDRMLITPSGIPYDTLEPESICSMPLQGEYGAWDGPFKPSTEWRFHLDITKERPDVGAIIHTHSTYAATLAMARKSIPAAHYMVAIFGGNSVRCSGYATYGTKRLSELALEALEDRCACLLANHGLLVAGSSLAKSAWLAVELETLCRQYYQTLAIGGPVILTDEEIDDVMKSIATYGLQDKE, from the coding sequence ATGAATGCACAAGAACACGCACTCCGCTGTGAAATCATCGAGAAAGCACGATGGATGAATGACAGTGGCCTTAACCAAGGCACTTCGGGCAACATCTCGGCAAGATTTGAAGACCGGATGCTGATCACTCCAAGTGGCATCCCTTACGACACGCTGGAACCGGAATCCATTTGCTCCATGCCGCTGCAAGGCGAATATGGCGCATGGGACGGCCCATTCAAACCGTCTACCGAATGGCGCTTCCACCTCGACATCACAAAAGAACGGCCAGATGTCGGTGCCATCATCCACACCCATTCAACCTATGCCGCAACACTCGCTATGGCGCGCAAAAGCATTCCTGCGGCCCATTATATGGTTGCGATTTTTGGTGGAAACAGCGTGCGCTGCTCTGGATATGCAACCTACGGCACAAAGAGGCTGTCGGAGCTTGCCCTTGAAGCGCTCGAAGACCGTTGCGCCTGCCTGCTCGCCAACCATGGCCTGCTTGTGGCCGGTTCCAGCCTTGCCAAATCCGCTTGGCTAGCTGTGGAGCTGGAAACTCTGTGCCGCCAATATTACCAGACTCTGGCGATTGGTGGTCCGGTCATTCTGACAGATGAAGAAATCGATGATGTCATGAAATCAATCGCCACTTACGGTCTGCAAGACAAAGAATAA
- a CDS encoding 2-hydroxyacid dehydrogenase — protein sequence MTLKAAIIGDQFMLASTFEQALRDSCPVPIDIRTLNLDFPDVPMRQGREDDGTAKLKEFLGDPDPIAEFIGDAELLVTHLAPLSAGMLKKLPNIKMVAVARGGPVNVDMDAVRERNIRIVNTPGRNASAVAEFTIGAILSQTHNIVRGHDGLRKGTWRGELYRADVIGDELCDMTVGVVGYSEIGRLVVRFLRALGCRILICDPYVDVLPEDADYGVRKTDLDELLAQSDVVTLHARLTPETKEFINADAIARMKKGAVFVNTARGQLVDQDALIAALSSGHLHGAALDTFAVEPPEANSPLLSLENVTMTPHIAGASLRTVRVTADKIAKEVRRYIANEPPINPC from the coding sequence ATGACTTTGAAAGCTGCCATCATTGGCGATCAATTCATGTTAGCGAGTACGTTTGAACAGGCCCTTCGAGACAGTTGTCCGGTTCCAATCGATATTCGCACACTCAATCTCGATTTCCCTGACGTCCCCATGCGTCAAGGGCGCGAAGATGACGGAACTGCGAAACTAAAGGAATTCCTCGGAGATCCTGATCCGATCGCCGAATTTATCGGTGATGCAGAACTGCTGGTCACCCATCTCGCACCTCTATCAGCAGGGATGCTGAAAAAACTGCCCAATATTAAAATGGTTGCCGTCGCTCGCGGTGGGCCTGTCAATGTCGACATGGATGCCGTCCGTGAACGCAATATCCGGATCGTCAACACACCGGGCCGGAATGCCAGCGCCGTTGCCGAATTTACAATCGGCGCCATCCTCAGCCAAACCCACAATATTGTCAGGGGCCATGATGGTCTGCGCAAAGGCACCTGGCGCGGAGAATTGTATCGGGCTGACGTTATCGGTGACGAGCTTTGCGACATGACCGTTGGCGTTGTTGGCTACAGTGAGATCGGCCGACTTGTCGTTCGCTTCCTGCGTGCTCTGGGATGTCGCATCCTCATTTGCGACCCTTATGTTGATGTGTTGCCAGAAGACGCTGACTATGGGGTTCGCAAAACCGATCTTGATGAACTTTTGGCCCAATCCGACGTTGTCACCTTGCATGCGCGCCTGACACCGGAAACCAAGGAGTTCATCAATGCGGATGCAATCGCCCGCATGAAAAAGGGCGCGGTTTTTGTCAATACCGCCAGGGGCCAACTGGTCGATCAGGACGCCCTTATCGCCGCCTTGTCATCAGGGCATCTGCACGGCGCAGCCCTTGATACGTTTGCCGTTGAACCCCCGGAAGCAAACTCCCCTCTCCTTTCCCTTGAAAATGTAACCATGACGCCGCATATCGCCGGCGCTTCATTGCGCACTGTCCGGGTTACGGCCGATAAAATCGCGAAAGAAGTGCGCCGATACATAGCGAATGAGCCACCCATTAATCCCTGCTAA
- a CDS encoding FGGY-family carbohydrate kinase — protein MSRDIIISIDAGTTVIKAVAFTLDGQQIGIAGLRNQYTSTADGEAEQDMKQTWQAVVEVLRILTANVDDLPDRVAALAVTAQGDGTWMIDEQGEPTSPALLWLDSRARNIVQDVITRQDYPNLFAINGTGANPCQQSAQLSWLKHNHPEILARTTTAFHCKDWLYFKLTGIRATDPSEGTFTFGDFRTRCYDRSLLSAFDIEDLEPLLPPILDGAQHADRLSANAAQETGLPEGIPVVLGYIDVVCSSLGGGLFDPEGRAGCSVLGSTGVHMRLALTPDEVLLNGECSGYTIPFPYKKACIQMQSNMAAAINIDWIVDVARDILATRGIKPSRSEFLETADRMIKEQSTGQLIYHPYISPSGERGPFMEPFARAGFVGIDRSTGFFSMMRAVYEGLAFASRDCYSAMGPVPSEIILTGGAARSKALRSILSAVLGAKIRCSKREETGAAGVAMIAAVQIGHYSDLTSCSQDWVIPHLGAFETSPPPHGNHYTSLFHAFQTGRESLRPVWKDMAASAKGASQ, from the coding sequence ATGAGCCGAGATATCATTATTAGTATCGATGCAGGAACAACTGTTATCAAAGCCGTTGCCTTTACGCTCGACGGACAGCAAATCGGCATCGCCGGGTTACGCAATCAATATACCAGCACAGCGGATGGTGAAGCAGAGCAGGATATGAAGCAAACCTGGCAGGCTGTTGTTGAGGTGCTTCGGATACTGACGGCCAACGTCGATGATCTGCCTGACCGCGTGGCGGCTCTTGCCGTGACAGCCCAGGGCGATGGAACATGGATGATCGACGAACAAGGCGAGCCAACCAGTCCGGCGCTTTTATGGTTGGATTCCCGTGCCCGGAACATTGTTCAGGACGTCATTACACGCCAAGATTACCCCAATCTATTCGCAATCAATGGCACGGGAGCGAATCCCTGTCAGCAAAGTGCACAGCTTTCGTGGTTAAAACACAACCATCCGGAAATTCTGGCCCGTACAACAACGGCTTTTCACTGCAAAGACTGGCTTTATTTCAAATTAACTGGAATACGCGCAACCGATCCGTCGGAAGGAACATTCACTTTCGGTGATTTTCGCACCCGGTGCTATGATCGCTCCCTTCTCTCGGCATTTGACATTGAAGATCTCGAACCCCTGCTTCCTCCCATCCTCGATGGAGCACAGCACGCCGATCGTCTGTCAGCCAACGCAGCCCAAGAGACCGGTTTGCCGGAAGGAATTCCTGTTGTTCTGGGATATATCGACGTTGTCTGCTCAAGTCTTGGCGGTGGCTTGTTCGACCCCGAAGGCCGTGCGGGTTGTTCGGTGCTCGGCTCCACCGGCGTTCATATGCGCCTCGCACTTACGCCTGACGAAGTGCTCCTGAATGGTGAGTGCAGTGGTTACACAATTCCCTTTCCCTACAAAAAGGCCTGCATTCAAATGCAGTCCAATATGGCCGCTGCAATCAACATTGACTGGATCGTCGATGTCGCGCGGGACATATTGGCAACCCGGGGCATCAAGCCTTCCCGAAGCGAATTTCTCGAAACCGCCGATAGGATGATCAAGGAGCAGTCGACAGGGCAGCTCATCTATCATCCCTATATTTCGCCATCGGGCGAAAGAGGCCCCTTCATGGAGCCCTTTGCGCGAGCCGGATTTGTCGGCATCGACCGATCAACTGGGTTCTTCTCGATGATGAGAGCCGTTTATGAAGGATTGGCTTTTGCTTCAAGAGACTGTTACTCCGCCATGGGCCCCGTGCCTTCCGAGATCATCCTGACGGGTGGGGCCGCCCGCTCAAAGGCCCTGCGCAGCATCTTGAGCGCTGTTCTGGGTGCCAAGATCCGATGCAGCAAACGCGAAGAAACAGGCGCGGCCGGCGTCGCAATGATCGCCGCCGTTCAAATCGGTCACTATTCTGATCTCACATCATGTTCTCAGGATTGGGTCATCCCCCATCTGGGCGCATTTGAAACGTCACCCCCACCCCACGGAAATCACTACACATCCCTCTTCCATGCCTTTCAAACTGGTCGCGAATCCTTGCGCCCAGTTTGGAAAGACATGGCAGCTTCAGCGAAAGGAGCATCGCAATGA
- a CDS encoding GntR family transcriptional regulator: MKKIERQSMTARAIEILRSSIISGDLKMGAPLMETELSEMLGISRTPIREALSKLQSEGLVVVRPYRGTTVFTVTGDELDDLVDYREVIEVAALRRAMDVRREDLLRAVDAVICKMRVAVDNEDLREYLILDQELHNTLVSSSGSRCLMDGYSLIESKMAALRTALAQTTSRILASFDSHEKLLDLIRMKRTDEACALLHLHIQDGKTLFSSGPGVIEGQQSESGEPQEVSNTG, translated from the coding sequence ATGAAGAAAATCGAACGCCAGTCGATGACAGCAAGGGCGATAGAAATACTGCGGAGTTCCATTATTTCCGGAGACCTGAAAATGGGCGCACCGCTGATGGAAACTGAATTGTCAGAAATGCTTGGCATCAGCCGCACACCTATCCGCGAAGCGCTTTCGAAACTTCAGTCGGAAGGACTGGTTGTGGTCAGACCATACCGAGGCACCACTGTTTTCACGGTAACGGGCGATGAGCTGGATGATCTTGTCGACTATCGAGAAGTCATTGAAGTTGCAGCCCTTCGCCGAGCAATGGATGTTCGGCGGGAAGACCTGCTGCGTGCAGTTGACGCAGTTATTTGCAAAATGAGGGTCGCTGTGGATAACGAGGATTTGCGCGAGTATCTCATCCTCGATCAGGAGCTTCACAACACTCTGGTTAGCTCCAGTGGCAGCCGCTGCCTGATGGATGGATATAGCCTCATTGAGTCAAAAATGGCGGCCCTTCGTACAGCGCTGGCCCAAACGACATCACGCATATTGGCGTCTTTCGATTCGCATGAGAAGCTTCTGGACCTCATTCGCATGAAGCGCACGGACGAAGCATGTGCCCTGCTTCACCTTCACATTCAGGACGGTAAAACACTCTTCTCGTCAGGTCCGGGCGTCATTGAGGGCCAGCAATCCGAAAGCGGAGAGCCCCAGGAGGTATCCAACACAGGATAA
- a CDS encoding mandelate racemase/muconate lactonizing enzyme family protein, whose amino-acid sequence MKVTNIEVLSYDQTGQDGMELWRPVLVRLGTDEGITGLGELGMAYGIGAPAGAKMVAELGERFILGQDPFNNERIWETMLRRTFWAEGGGPIVFGAMSAIDAALWDLKGKALGMPVYKLLGAAEAKPLRTYASQLQFDWTGHVNELFKPEDYGKSAAKALAEGYDSVKVDPCMITADGARELNMRGFIDPAHKKLYRARMEAVRDALGPDVDIILELHSFTSAPGALQLARLFEDLDITLLEEPTQYNSPNAHIWVKQQTNIPLATGERLYTRWGFQPYFEAGSIDMIQPDLGLVGGITEGKKICDLAHLYDVGVQAHVCGSPVATAISLHLETAIPNFEIHEHHSFALKNCLREMVDHDLQPENGVFVAPDRPGFGIALSPAGEKAAHVQIVK is encoded by the coding sequence ATGAAAGTCACGAATATCGAAGTGTTGTCCTATGACCAAACCGGTCAGGATGGGATGGAACTTTGGCGTCCCGTTTTGGTTCGCTTGGGAACCGATGAAGGCATCACTGGTCTTGGTGAATTGGGTATGGCCTATGGCATCGGAGCACCTGCTGGTGCGAAGATGGTGGCGGAGCTGGGAGAGCGTTTCATTCTCGGCCAGGACCCGTTCAACAACGAGCGCATCTGGGAAACGATGTTGCGCCGTACCTTCTGGGCAGAAGGTGGTGGTCCGATTGTGTTTGGTGCAATGAGCGCTATTGATGCCGCTCTTTGGGACCTGAAGGGCAAAGCCCTCGGCATGCCGGTCTATAAGTTGCTTGGAGCAGCCGAAGCAAAACCGCTTCGAACATATGCCAGCCAGCTTCAGTTTGACTGGACCGGTCATGTCAATGAGCTTTTCAAGCCAGAAGATTATGGTAAGTCAGCCGCCAAGGCGCTTGCAGAAGGCTATGATTCAGTCAAGGTCGATCCTTGCATGATAACCGCGGATGGAGCACGCGAGCTCAATATGCGCGGGTTCATCGATCCAGCCCACAAGAAGCTTTATCGTGCCCGCATGGAAGCTGTCCGAGACGCTTTGGGGCCTGATGTTGATATCATTCTGGAATTGCATTCCTTCACCAGTGCGCCTGGTGCCTTGCAATTGGCTCGTCTGTTTGAAGACCTTGATATTACACTGCTTGAAGAGCCAACCCAGTATAATTCACCCAATGCTCATATCTGGGTGAAACAGCAAACGAATATCCCTCTGGCAACCGGTGAGCGTCTCTATACTCGCTGGGGCTTTCAGCCATATTTTGAAGCTGGTTCCATCGATATGATCCAACCGGATCTGGGTCTTGTTGGCGGCATTACAGAAGGTAAGAAGATCTGCGATCTTGCTCACCTTTACGATGTCGGGGTACAGGCTCATGTATGCGGATCGCCTGTGGCAACAGCCATTTCTCTTCACCTTGAAACCGCTATCCCGAATTTTGAGATTCACGAGCATCACAGCTTTGCTCTGAAAAACTGTCTCCGAGAAATGGTCGATCACGATTTGCAGCCAGAAAATGGCGTGTTTGTCGCGCCTGATCGTCCGGGCTTTGGGATTGCCCTTTCCCCCGCAGGAGAGAAGGCCGCGCACGTACAGATCGTCAAGTAG